One window of Brevibacterium pigmentatum genomic DNA carries:
- a CDS encoding ComF family protein: MGLLGEFGELLLPRRCAGCGRENVSLCTRCLQLLGGIPRAMEPRYGSIPIVGVCEYNSQISKMVVGFKDEGRRDILDPLALALTRSIVAALDLISYSGGAIRLFPAPSSDRARRRRGGSHTVALAERAKELSPELPLEVHDVLAAKRSHDQVGLGAIERAQNAQRTQYLDRRRIAELAKPRFISGTGSVPADLLIDDFSTTGATLAESARLLASVQIRPAVGAVLGLGRGGTRFVSPFTV; the protein is encoded by the coding sequence ATGGGGCTGCTCGGGGAGTTCGGCGAACTGCTCCTGCCCCGACGGTGCGCCGGATGCGGGCGGGAGAACGTGTCTCTGTGCACTCGCTGCCTGCAGCTGCTCGGCGGAATTCCGCGAGCGATGGAACCGCGCTACGGATCGATTCCGATCGTCGGGGTCTGCGAATACAACTCGCAGATCTCGAAGATGGTCGTCGGCTTCAAGGACGAAGGACGTCGGGACATCCTCGACCCGTTGGCTCTGGCACTGACCCGCTCGATCGTCGCCGCCCTCGATCTCATCAGCTACTCGGGTGGTGCGATCCGACTCTTTCCGGCGCCCAGTTCGGATCGGGCGAGACGTCGTCGGGGCGGATCTCATACGGTGGCCCTGGCCGAACGGGCGAAGGAGCTGTCACCGGAGCTGCCTCTTGAAGTCCACGATGTGCTCGCTGCCAAGCGATCGCATGACCAGGTCGGACTCGGGGCGATCGAGCGGGCGCAGAATGCGCAGCGGACTCAATATCTCGACCGGAGGAGAATCGCTGAACTCGCGAAGCCGCGGTTCATCTCGGGTACCGGTTCAGTGCCTGCGGATCTGCTCATCGATGACTTCTCCACCACCGGCGCAACACTGGCAGAAAGCGCACGTTTGCTAGCATCGGTGCAGATCAGACCCGCTGTGGGAGCTGTTCTCGGCCTCGGTCGCGGGGGCACTCGATTTGTCTCTCCCTTTACTGTATAA
- the hpf gene encoding ribosome hibernation-promoting factor, HPF/YfiA family yields MDIVVNGRQLTISDSFRAHIEDKIAKVEQLAPRAQRVEVHVTHEKNSRQPETSERVELTVVAKGPAIRAEAMASDKYAALDLAWAKLVERLRRARDRHKVPRSGHHRKESTAEALAKMPVAEPMIPDADADDAQRDEDRSVDQTNGRIKAEGDSPVVLREKTFNASPIGIEEALNRMELVGHDFYLFIDEESSKPSVVYRRKGWSYGVIALDHELEEAVD; encoded by the coding sequence ATGGACATCGTTGTCAACGGCCGTCAACTGACCATCTCCGACAGCTTTCGAGCCCACATCGAGGACAAGATCGCGAAGGTCGAACAGCTCGCCCCTCGCGCTCAGCGCGTCGAAGTGCATGTCACCCACGAGAAGAACTCCCGCCAGCCCGAGACGAGCGAGCGAGTCGAGCTCACGGTTGTGGCGAAGGGGCCGGCAATTCGGGCAGAGGCCATGGCAAGCGACAAATATGCGGCACTCGATCTGGCATGGGCGAAGCTCGTCGAACGGCTGAGGCGAGCGAGGGACCGACACAAGGTGCCGCGATCAGGTCATCACCGCAAGGAATCCACTGCCGAGGCGCTGGCGAAGATGCCGGTGGCCGAACCGATGATTCCCGATGCGGATGCCGATGACGCGCAGCGTGACGAGGACCGCAGCGTCGATCAGACGAACGGTCGCATCAAGGCCGAAGGCGATTCGCCGGTGGTGCTTCGTGAGAAGACATTCAACGCCTCACCGATCGGCATCGAAGAGGCTCTGAACCGAATGGAGCTCGTCGGACATGACTTCTACCTGTTCATCGACGAAGAGTCGAGCAAACCTTCCGTGGTCTACCGCCGCAAGGGCTGGAGTTACGGAGTCATCGCCCTCGACCACGAACTCGAAGAAGCAGTCGACTGA
- a CDS encoding winged helix-turn-helix domain-containing protein has product MQRMTRAAARRTAITATGLDRPRPTKVTARHLKNVFATMGLTQIDSVARVVRSHYLPFFSRLGPYPRETLDRLFYQSPRMGVEYWAHAAAFVPPQTWKHFARAHSEWWRNDFGQRHPETGEEFRNLQSSVLTALSTRPMTAREVAEVVDHDLPEIHRGHWGWNPSQVKVALEALFAGGIISAAGRNDHFERIYSLARDVSPELPELPLAYGPADAPQLSLDPEAELPRGISGVENDVFELARIAARALGISRPEDIADYFRQRRAPTDAAIAELIASGELREVDVEGVPALKWHEARTPRTVNARALLAPFDPLVFYRPRIEWLFDFRYRIEIYTPAAERVHGYYVTPFLLGDRLVGRVDLHRDRAAGVLRAHQVTWEPGEEHTTELAEELTTMAAWLGLTAVDLEGTHLPLS; this is encoded by the coding sequence ATGCAGAGGATGACACGGGCCGCGGCCCGCCGGACGGCGATCACTGCGACGGGATTGGACCGACCGCGGCCGACGAAGGTCACGGCGCGCCATCTCAAGAATGTCTTCGCCACCATGGGTCTGACCCAGATCGACTCGGTCGCCCGAGTCGTCCGCTCCCACTATCTGCCCTTCTTCTCCCGCCTGGGTCCCTATCCGCGGGAGACTCTCGACCGCCTCTTCTACCAATCGCCGCGAATGGGTGTCGAATACTGGGCGCACGCTGCGGCCTTCGTGCCCCCGCAGACGTGGAAGCACTTCGCCCGGGCCCACAGCGAATGGTGGCGCAATGATTTCGGACAGCGCCATCCGGAGACCGGAGAGGAGTTCCGGAATCTCCAATCCTCCGTCCTCACCGCCCTGTCCACCCGACCGATGACGGCACGGGAAGTCGCCGAGGTGGTCGACCACGACCTGCCGGAGATCCACCGCGGCCATTGGGGCTGGAATCCCAGCCAGGTCAAAGTCGCCCTCGAAGCGCTGTTCGCCGGGGGCATCATCAGCGCCGCTGGTCGCAACGACCACTTCGAACGCATCTATTCGCTGGCAAGAGACGTCTCACCCGAGCTGCCTGAGCTCCCTCTGGCTTATGGGCCCGCGGATGCTCCTCAGCTGAGCCTGGACCCTGAGGCAGAGCTGCCGCGCGGAATATCCGGGGTCGAGAACGACGTCTTCGAACTCGCCCGCATCGCAGCGCGCGCTCTGGGCATCTCCCGTCCCGAGGACATCGCCGACTACTTTCGGCAGCGGCGTGCACCGACCGACGCCGCCATCGCCGAACTCATCGCCTCAGGCGAGCTGCGTGAAGTCGACGTCGAAGGCGTGCCCGCGCTGAAGTGGCACGAGGCACGGACTCCACGGACCGTGAACGCTCGGGCGCTGCTGGCGCCGTTCGACCCCTTGGTCTTCTACCGACCGCGCATCGAATGGCTCTTCGACTTCCGCTACCGCATCGAGATCTACACCCCGGCGGCCGAACGCGTCCACGGCTACTACGTCACGCCGTTCCTCCTCGGCGATCGACTCGTCGGTCGGGTCGACCTGCACCGGGACCGAGCGGCAGGAGTTCTGCGCGCACACCAGGTGACGTGGGAGCCGGGGGAGGAGCACACCACGGAGCTGGCTGAGGAGCTTACGACGATGGCTGCGTGGCTGGGACTGACCGCCGTGGACCTCGAAGGTACTCACCTGCCATTAAGCTAG